In bacterium, the following are encoded in one genomic region:
- a CDS encoding NAD(P)-binding protein: protein MIGGGIAGIQSALDLARAGFQVHLVERSPSLGGRMSQLDKVFPTVDCSI from the coding sequence GGGATCGCGGGCATCCAGTCCGCACTCGACCTCGCCCGGGCGGGATTCCAGGTGCACCTGGTGGAGCGATCGCCTTCCCTCGGCGGTCGCATGAGCCAGCTGGACAAGGTGTTTCCGACGGTCGACTGCTCGATCTGA